One genomic segment of Streptomyces sp. NBC_00239 includes these proteins:
- a CDS encoding MFS transporter, which yields MIKSNPARRIGSMVGDSRPERVLIAASFVNRVGNGLFNAASALYFTLVVGLPAVQVGAALTIAGVIGLCAGIPGGHLADRRGARTIMMLALAVQAMSMAALVLVESWAALTIIATVDQIAAAVGGAAWGALVVRVGGDRPALFRAKLRTFVNLGVILGTVGAGLALAADTRGAYVTLILGNAASFALCAVLLLLLPHYPVLAAPPHQRRWLAFTDRPFLTFTALYGAMGLQYPVVSLLLPIWISEHTEAPRWTVAALFAVNAAFCVLMQTRIGSRIETPHDGGRAFRTAGLLFLVSCPMMALAAYTPVWAAAGLVLAAIFVHSLGEVWESSAGFALGFGLAPDHAQGQYQGVLGLGFSAGQALAPAILTTVVLGLGTAGWMLLAVFFAALGAAGPSLARWGMRTRPQAGVAAEAKG from the coding sequence ATGATCAAGAGCAACCCGGCACGTCGAATAGGCAGCATGGTGGGGGACAGCAGGCCGGAGCGCGTGCTGATCGCCGCCAGTTTCGTCAACCGGGTCGGCAACGGTCTGTTCAACGCGGCGTCGGCGCTCTACTTCACCCTGGTCGTGGGCCTGCCCGCGGTGCAGGTCGGCGCCGCGCTCACCATCGCCGGAGTGATCGGCCTGTGCGCGGGGATACCCGGAGGGCATCTCGCCGACCGGCGCGGGGCGCGCACGATCATGATGCTGGCCCTCGCGGTCCAGGCGATGTCGATGGCGGCCCTCGTCCTCGTCGAGAGCTGGGCCGCGCTCACGATCATCGCGACGGTCGACCAGATCGCCGCAGCGGTGGGCGGGGCGGCCTGGGGCGCTCTGGTGGTCCGGGTCGGGGGCGATCGCCCGGCCCTGTTCCGGGCAAAGTTGCGCACGTTCGTCAACCTGGGCGTCATTCTCGGAACGGTGGGTGCCGGGCTGGCGCTGGCCGCGGACACCCGTGGCGCCTATGTCACGCTGATCCTCGGCAACGCAGCGAGCTTCGCCCTGTGCGCGGTGCTCTTGCTCCTGCTGCCCCACTATCCGGTGCTGGCAGCACCGCCGCATCAGCGTCGCTGGCTCGCTTTCACGGACCGCCCGTTCCTGACGTTCACCGCCCTCTACGGGGCCATGGGACTGCAATACCCGGTGGTCTCCCTGCTCTTGCCGATCTGGATCTCCGAACACACCGAAGCGCCGCGCTGGACGGTGGCCGCACTGTTCGCCGTCAATGCCGCCTTCTGCGTACTGATGCAGACCAGGATCGGCTCCCGTATCGAAACGCCGCACGACGGCGGCAGGGCGTTTCGCACCGCGGGACTGCTCTTCCTCGTCAGCTGCCCGATGATGGCGCTGGCGGCGTACACCCCGGTCTGGGCGGCAGCGGGACTGGTGCTGGCGGCGATCTTCGTGCACAGCCTGGGGGAGGTCTGGGAGTCCTCGGCGGGCTTCGCCCTGGGCTTCGGTCTTGCCCCCGACCATGCGCAGGGCCAGTACCAAGGTGTCCTCGGCCTCGGCTTCAGCGCGGGCCAGGCACTTGCCCCCGCGATCCTCACCACGGTGGTGCTCGGCCTCGGCACGGCGGGCTGGATGCTGCTGGCGGTGTTCTTCGCGGCGCTGGGCGCTGCCGGCCCGTCGCTTGCCCGCTGGGGCATGCGCACCCGGCCGCAGGCGGGTGTTGCTGCGGAAGCGAAGGGATGA
- a CDS encoding sensor histidine kinase: protein MLRDDLRTLWTEPRPPDAPARVWRDWALLAVCLVGVVLEATLRENVVWRPTAVVFAVWLCLLPLWRRTRPLAMVTLAFGSVILLQVASLVAAPREPVGLYTGAVVLVLVYALPRWGSGREIVLGGAVTLAACALCSVTDETPAVENVVGLVFLLLPGVVGAAVRFRVTARERQLDQVRSREREQLARELHDTVAHHVSAMVIIAQAGRVLAGADPSAAVEALEGVEEEGARTLEDMRAMVAALRDRGVGAELAPPAGVADLERLVRTPGGRLRVDLGLDGELDALPPAVDAAVYRIVQESVTNAMRHAVDATEVVVRVAAERHTVRVSVRDNGRRTGRGRDGYGLTGLRERATLLGGRLRVGPGVDRGWHVEAELPRARSESGVRSRPRR from the coding sequence GTGCTACGAGACGACCTGCGAACCCTGTGGACCGAACCCCGGCCGCCCGACGCGCCCGCCCGGGTGTGGCGGGACTGGGCGCTGCTCGCCGTGTGCCTGGTCGGTGTGGTGCTGGAGGCCACCCTGCGCGAGAACGTCGTGTGGCGGCCGACGGCGGTGGTGTTCGCCGTATGGCTGTGCCTGCTGCCCCTGTGGCGCCGGACCCGCCCACTGGCGATGGTGACGCTGGCCTTCGGCTCGGTGATCCTCCTTCAGGTGGCCTCTCTCGTCGCCGCACCGCGCGAGCCCGTCGGCCTGTACACCGGCGCGGTCGTGCTCGTGCTGGTGTACGCGCTGCCACGGTGGGGATCGGGACGCGAGATCGTGCTGGGCGGCGCGGTGACCCTCGCGGCCTGCGCGCTGTGTTCCGTCACGGACGAGACCCCGGCCGTCGAGAACGTCGTGGGCCTCGTCTTCCTGCTGCTGCCCGGAGTGGTCGGGGCTGCCGTGCGGTTCCGGGTGACCGCTCGCGAGCGGCAGTTGGACCAGGTGCGCTCCCGCGAGCGCGAGCAGCTCGCCCGGGAACTGCACGACACGGTGGCCCACCACGTGTCGGCGATGGTGATCATCGCCCAGGCGGGCCGGGTGCTCGCGGGTGCCGATCCGTCCGCCGCCGTCGAGGCGCTGGAGGGGGTCGAGGAGGAAGGGGCGCGCACGCTGGAGGACATGCGCGCCATGGTCGCCGCGCTGCGCGACCGCGGGGTCGGCGCCGAACTGGCGCCGCCTGCCGGCGTCGCGGATCTGGAGCGCCTGGTGCGGACCCCGGGTGGCCGCCTCAGGGTGGACCTGGGACTCGACGGCGAGCTGGACGCGCTGCCCCCGGCCGTGGACGCGGCCGTCTACCGCATTGTGCAGGAGTCGGTGACCAACGCGATGCGCCATGCGGTCGACGCGACCGAGGTCGTCGTCCGGGTCGCCGCCGAACGGCACACGGTACGGGTGAGCGTGCGCGACAACGGCCGGCGCACCGGCCGGGGTCGCGACGGATACGGACTTACCGGACTGCGCGAGCGCGCGACCCTGCTCGGCGGCAGACTACGAGTCGGCCCGGGTGTCGACCGGGGCTGGCATGTCGAAGCCGAACTGCCGAGAGCGAGGAGCGAGAGCGGTGTCCGTTCGCGTCCTCGTCGCTGA
- a CDS encoding S8 family peptidase encodes MSKVRTAALAAAVAASLIAGTAAAAGQPPAAGPAAHQGKKAPAAPAANVTLVTGDRVAVAADGSVVRIDRAKGREGTPFSIRRTPGHTYVIPQDALRLLDEGVLDRRLFEVAGLVAAEYDDARRGTLPLIVSYRRDGAGARVPSAFGEALADSARDRRALPAVDGEAFESPKSGAGGLWSLLVGRTPAGAAARSAAPVTRLWLDGRVRAALDKSVAQIGAPSMWQAGYTGKGVKVAVLDTGVDQTHPDLKGVEIAEKNFSSSPDSKDRHGHGTHVGSTVAGSGAKSGGTYKGVAPGARLLDGKVLGDDGFGSESEIVAGMQWATDQGAQIVNMSIVGGDGPEVDPMETAVAKLSGKALFVIAAGNNGAKPGTITSPGSAPAALTVGAVDKQDRIADFSSRGPTAAGLSKPDLTAPGVDIVAAASTQGGATGGNGYVAMSGTSMATPHVAGAAALLLQQHPGWGGAHLKSLLTGSATPRPELNAHQQGAGRVDLNRARTASVVSEPGSLDFGTQLWPHADDKPVAKTLTYRNQGTTAVTLALTAAGTDAAGRPAPAGMFTVKDAKLTVPAGGTAKTTVTVDTRKGTKDGSFGGTVLASGGGQSVRTGLAVLREIESYDVTVRHLDDAGKPASGYSTQLTKAGSDGQERLAVPYKESGTAVLRLPKGDYQLEGLVMSPGSGNRMAVLVQPVLQVAAKSTVTLDARAAKPFAVTAPDRNAKLVSATVGYYDKNAIVSGSWVFDSTTQFRTAALGPAGGGMQSQLSGVWRSPAAPTTDYRLAFHRTGSWFTGLTRTVALADLAELKFGFGASVSGTTGLVQITASTPDGFSAGPISTMQRALPLSGTQYMSTTGVHWNWTVTQADPQGEARVIYNEGPVSYKPAGRYTLEFNKAVIGPDLAATPDRQGANRYGNTIDANVLLFVDGAGHAGEPVLAGGFTRLESGGRTLAQTGPNEWLTAEVPAASAVYKLTKEATRSTKDTTTSTKVAGVWTFTSAKAPDQGVRLPLSTVRLSPQLTLNGTAKTGSTLKVPLHVAGAAAASGQLAALTVHVSYDDGRTWQPLTVATDAKGARSATVKHPATAGGVSFRVDLKDKQGNTARQTITNAYRLVR; translated from the coding sequence GTGTCGAAAGTGAGGACGGCGGCGCTCGCCGCCGCGGTGGCGGCGTCGTTGATCGCGGGGACGGCGGCGGCCGCGGGGCAGCCGCCGGCGGCTGGGCCCGCCGCCCACCAGGGGAAGAAGGCACCGGCCGCGCCGGCGGCGAACGTCACGCTGGTCACCGGTGACCGGGTGGCCGTGGCCGCGGACGGTTCGGTCGTGCGGATCGACCGCGCCAAGGGCCGTGAGGGCACGCCCTTTTCGATCCGGCGAACGCCCGGGCACACGTACGTCATCCCGCAGGACGCGCTGCGCCTGCTGGACGAAGGGGTCCTGGACCGGCGGCTGTTCGAGGTCGCCGGGCTGGTCGCGGCCGAGTACGACGATGCGCGCCGTGGCACCCTGCCGCTGATCGTTTCGTACCGCCGGGACGGCGCCGGGGCCAGGGTTCCCAGCGCCTTCGGCGAGGCGCTGGCCGACTCCGCGCGGGACCGGCGGGCGCTGCCCGCCGTCGACGGGGAGGCGTTCGAGTCGCCCAAGTCCGGTGCCGGGGGCCTGTGGTCGCTGCTGGTGGGCCGGACTCCTGCCGGGGCCGCGGCCCGGTCCGCGGCGCCCGTGACCCGGTTGTGGCTGGACGGCAGGGTCCGCGCGGCCCTGGACAAGAGCGTCGCGCAGATCGGCGCGCCCTCGATGTGGCAGGCCGGCTACACCGGCAAGGGCGTCAAGGTCGCGGTGCTCGACACCGGTGTCGACCAGACCCACCCCGACCTCAAGGGCGTGGAGATAGCCGAGAAGAACTTCAGCAGCTCGCCCGACAGCAAGGACCGCCACGGCCACGGCACGCACGTGGGCTCCACCGTCGCCGGCTCGGGTGCCAAGTCGGGCGGCACGTACAAGGGCGTCGCCCCCGGCGCCCGGCTGCTGGACGGAAAGGTCCTCGGTGACGACGGCTTCGGCAGCGAGTCCGAGATCGTCGCCGGTATGCAGTGGGCCACGGACCAGGGCGCGCAGATCGTCAACATGAGCATCGTCGGCGGCGACGGACCCGAGGTCGACCCGATGGAGACGGCGGTCGCGAAGCTCTCCGGCAAGGCCCTGTTCGTGATCGCGGCCGGCAACAACGGCGCCAAGCCCGGCACGATCACCTCGCCCGGCAGCGCCCCGGCGGCACTGACCGTCGGCGCGGTGGACAAGCAGGACCGGATCGCGGACTTCTCCAGCCGGGGTCCGACCGCCGCCGGCCTGTCCAAGCCCGACCTCACGGCCCCGGGCGTCGACATCGTCGCCGCCGCCAGCACCCAGGGCGGGGCGACCGGCGGCAACGGCTACGTCGCCATGTCCGGCACCTCCATGGCCACCCCGCACGTGGCGGGCGCGGCCGCCCTGCTGCTCCAGCAGCATCCCGGCTGGGGCGGTGCCCACCTCAAGTCGCTGCTGACCGGTTCGGCCACGCCGCGTCCCGAGCTGAACGCCCATCAGCAGGGTGCCGGCCGGGTCGACCTGAACCGCGCGCGGACCGCCTCCGTCGTCTCGGAGCCCGGCTCGCTCGACTTCGGCACCCAGCTGTGGCCGCACGCCGACGACAAGCCGGTGGCCAAGACCCTCACCTATCGCAACCAGGGCACCACGGCCGTCACCCTTGCCCTGACCGCGGCCGGCACCGACGCGGCGGGCCGCCCGGCCCCCGCCGGGATGTTCACCGTCAAGGACGCCAAGCTCACCGTCCCGGCCGGCGGCACCGCGAAGACCACCGTCACCGTCGACACCCGCAAGGGCACCAAGGACGGCTCCTTCGGCGGCACCGTCCTGGCGTCCGGCGGCGGCCAGTCCGTACGGACCGGCCTGGCCGTCCTGCGCGAGATCGAGTCGTACGACGTGACCGTGCGGCACCTCGACGACGCCGGCAAGCCGGCTTCCGGCTACTCCACCCAGCTCACCAAGGCGGGCAGCGACGGACAGGAGCGCCTGGCGGTGCCGTACAAGGAGTCCGGCACGGCCGTCCTGCGGCTGCCCAAGGGCGACTACCAGCTGGAGGGCCTGGTCATGAGCCCGGGCAGTGGGAACCGCATGGCGGTCCTCGTCCAGCCGGTCCTGCAGGTGGCCGCGAAGAGCACCGTCACCCTCGATGCCCGCGCGGCCAAGCCGTTCGCCGTCACCGCGCCCGACCGCAACGCCAAGCTGGTCAGCGCCACGGTCGGCTACTACGACAAGAACGCGATCGTGAGCGGCAGCTGGGTGTTCGACAGCACGACGCAGTTCCGCACCGCCGCGCTCGGCCCGGCCGGCGGCGGCATGCAGTCCCAGCTGTCCGGCGTCTGGCGGTCGCCCGCCGCGCCGACCACCGACTACCGGCTCGCCTTCCACCGCACCGGCAGCTGGTTCACCGGCCTCACCCGCACGGTCGCCCTCGCCGACCTCGCCGAGCTGAAGTTCGGCTTCGGGGCGTCCGTCTCCGGCACCACGGGCCTGGTGCAGATCACCGCCTCGACACCGGACGGTTTCAGCGCCGGCCCGATCTCCACGATGCAGCGGGCCCTGCCGCTGTCCGGCACCCAGTACATGAGCACCACCGGCGTGCACTGGAACTGGACGGTCACACAGGCCGACCCGCAGGGCGAGGCGCGCGTCATCTACAACGAGGGACCCGTGTCCTACAAGCCGGCCGGGCGCTACACCCTGGAGTTCAACAAGGCCGTGATCGGCCCCGACCTGGCCGCCACCCCCGACCGGCAGGGGGCCAACCGCTACGGCAACACCATCGACGCCAACGTGCTGCTGTTCGTCGACGGCGCCGGTCACGCGGGCGAGCCCGTCCTGGCCGGGGGCTTCACCCGGCTGGAATCCGGCGGGCGGACCCTCGCGCAGACGGGCCCCAACGAGTGGCTCACCGCCGAGGTCCCGGCCGCCTCCGCCGTCTACAAGCTGACCAAGGAGGCGACCCGGTCCACCAAGGACACCACCACCAGCACGAAGGTGGCCGGTGTCTGGACGTTCACCTCGGCCAAGGCCCCCGACCAGGGCGTCCGGCTCCCCCTGTCGACCGTACGGCTCTCCCCGCAGCTCACCCTGAACGGGACGGCGAAGACCGGCAGCACCCTGAAGGTGCCGCTGCACGTGGCCGGTGCCGCCGCCGCGTCCGGACAGCTCGCTGCGCTCACCGTGCACGTCTCGTACGACGACGGCCGGACCTGGCAGCCGCTGACCGTGGCCACCGACGCGAAGGGTGCGCGCTCGGCGACCGTCAAGCACCCCGCGACCGCCGGAGGCGTCTCCTTCCGGGTGGATCTGAAGGACAAGCAGGGCAACACAGCCCGGCAGACGATCACCAACGCCTACCGGCTCGTACGGTGA
- a CDS encoding response regulator transcription factor, with translation MSVRVLVADDQTIIRTGLRIMLNAQPGIEVVGEAADGLQAVRLARELRPDVCLFDIRMPVLDGLEATRLVAGPGVADPLAVVVITTFDLDEYVYGALRAGARGFLLKDTGPDLLAQAVRSASEGEALIAPSVTVRLLQAFADLPAGRPVAQPVSPVTAREEQVLLAVARGLTNTEIADALHISLSTVKTHLASLMAKLGARNRVEIAMWAYETRRILPGT, from the coding sequence GTGTCCGTTCGCGTCCTCGTCGCTGACGACCAGACGATCATCCGCACCGGGTTGCGGATCATGCTGAACGCCCAGCCCGGCATCGAGGTGGTCGGCGAGGCCGCCGACGGGCTGCAAGCGGTACGTCTGGCCCGCGAACTACGCCCCGATGTCTGCCTGTTCGACATACGCATGCCCGTACTCGACGGGCTCGAGGCCACCCGGCTGGTCGCCGGCCCGGGGGTCGCCGACCCGCTGGCCGTGGTCGTCATCACCACGTTCGACCTCGACGAGTACGTCTACGGCGCGCTGCGTGCCGGCGCCCGCGGATTCCTCCTCAAGGACACGGGACCAGACCTTCTGGCCCAGGCCGTACGGTCGGCGTCCGAGGGTGAGGCGCTCATTGCGCCCAGCGTCACCGTCCGTCTGCTCCAGGCATTCGCGGACCTGCCCGCCGGCCGGCCGGTAGCCCAGCCGGTCTCCCCTGTCACCGCCCGCGAGGAGCAGGTGCTCCTGGCCGTCGCTCGCGGGCTGACCAACACCGAGATCGCCGATGCGCTGCACATCAGCCTCAGCACGGTGAAGACGCATCTGGCCAGCCTGATGGCCAAACTCGGCGCCCGCAACCGGGTCGAGATCGCGATGTGGGCCTACGAAACGCGCCGTATCCTCCCCGGAACCTGA